In one window of Tumebacillus algifaecis DNA:
- the spoIID gene encoding stage II sporulation protein D, translating to MKKNVLPILAVLLAVLTVTILLPAALIWLWPDREKDPVTTPIELQTAPSDAQVAVYLTDQKQLITMPLEQYVRGVVAAEMPVHFEPEALQAQAIAARTYIVRRMAGGKKSELYPQADVSDNHNEGQAFSSEEKLKQRWGSADYEQNLSKINAAVNATRGQIALYEGKPIEALFFSTSSGKTENSEDYWGSTVAYLRSVDSPWDAKSDKFTATQEISLADFYKKLGLHALPAAEIGSLIKPIERSVTDHIKKIKVGDQEFSGPEFRSKLGLRSTLFTWQVNTANSTISFFTTGFGHGVGLSQYGANGMAQEGKKSDEIIRHYYQGVTLGQVSDILPTN from the coding sequence ATGAAAAAAAACGTTCTCCCAATCCTTGCCGTCCTCCTCGCAGTGCTCACGGTTACGATCTTGTTGCCGGCCGCCCTGATCTGGCTCTGGCCCGATCGCGAGAAAGATCCGGTCACCACGCCGATCGAACTGCAGACAGCGCCGAGCGACGCGCAGGTGGCTGTCTACCTCACCGACCAGAAGCAGTTGATCACCATGCCGCTGGAACAGTATGTGCGTGGGGTGGTGGCGGCGGAGATGCCCGTCCATTTCGAACCGGAAGCGCTCCAAGCACAGGCGATCGCAGCGCGCACTTACATCGTCCGGCGCATGGCGGGAGGTAAAAAATCGGAACTATACCCCCAAGCGGACGTTTCGGACAATCACAACGAAGGCCAAGCATTTTCCAGTGAGGAAAAACTCAAACAGCGCTGGGGAAGTGCCGACTATGAACAGAACCTCTCGAAAATCAATGCGGCTGTCAACGCCACCCGAGGCCAGATCGCTCTGTACGAAGGCAAACCGATCGAAGCGCTGTTCTTTTCAACCTCTAGCGGCAAAACGGAAAACTCGGAAGACTACTGGGGTAGCACCGTGGCTTACCTGCGCTCTGTCGATTCCCCGTGGGATGCCAAGTCGGACAAGTTCACCGCCACACAGGAGATATCGCTGGCCGATTTTTATAAAAAGTTGGGCTTGCATGCGCTCCCGGCTGCGGAGATCGGCAGTCTGATCAAGCCGATCGAACGCTCCGTCACCGACCATATCAAAAAAATCAAAGTGGGCGATCAAGAGTTTTCCGGTCCAGAGTTCCGGAGCAAGTTGGGCCTGCGCTCCACGCTGTTCACTTGGCAGGTGAACACGGCGAACAGCACGATCTCCTTTTTCACCACCGGCTTTGGGCATGGTGTCGGCCTTTCCCAATACGGGGCGAACGGCATGGCGCAGGAGGGCAAAAAAAGTGATGAGATCATCCGCCATTACTACCAAGGCGTTACCCTCGGCCAAGTGAGTGACATTCTGCCAACGAATTAG